The Candidatus Tisiphia endosymbiont of Dascillus cervinus genome contains the following window.
CACGCACTTACCATGACGTCACCCTAAATTTATTTCAGAACCTAAACTACTTAGTTTTAACAAATCCTCTACCCCGCTTAGGATGACATCCACCTTGAGTAAAAAGCCTAGCTATACTTTTTTACCAAAACTAAGCCCAGCAAACTTCTTATTAAAGTCACTGATATTTTTATTAGATTGGTTAACAACATTTCCAGATTCTTTAGTCCATGCTGGATGTTTCCTATAATCAACATCCATCAAAATCTCTTCTGCATGACCACCGGAGTTTGTTTCAAAAACATCCTTACTAATAATAATTTTGAATTTTTTATATTTTGGGTGTATTCCAGTTTTCATAATGAAGCACCAACTTTTTTCTCAGCTATCTTTCTTTTAATTACCTTTGCTTTATCTGAGAGTACATCACATGATATTTTAAGCATATATGCATCAAAACCACCTACTTTCTCAACAGAACGCATACACTTGGCATTTACCGAAAGCTTATATTCTTGCTTCGTCAGATCACTTGCAAACCTCACCACCCTTAGGTTAGGTTCAAATCGTCTTCTAGTTTTTCTTTGTGAGTGTGATACTTTATTACCATATAAAACACCTACTCCACTAAGCTCACATCTACGAGACATCGTGATCTCCCTTCCCATAATTTATAACACAGGATTATA
Protein-coding sequences here:
- the rpmE gene encoding 50S ribosomal protein L31, producing MKTGIHPKYKKFKIIISKDVFETNSGGHAEEILMDVDYRKHPAWTKESGNVVNQSNKNISDFNKKFAGLSFGKKV
- the rpmB gene encoding 50S ribosomal protein L28, whose product is MSRRCELSGVGVLYGNKVSHSQRKTRRRFEPNLRVVRFASDLTKQEYKLSVNAKCMRSVEKVGGFDAYMLKISCDVLSDKAKVIKRKIAEKKVGASL